The nucleotide sequence GCAGGAGGTCTTCGGCGTCGGCCGAGCGGTCGAGGTAGAGGTCCTCCTTGCGGGGGAAGTGCTTGAACACGGTCACGCTGGACACGCCGGCCTCGCGGGCGACGTCGGCCACGGTCACGGCGTCGAAGCCGCGTTCGGCGAAGAGCCCGGAGGCGATTCCGGCGATGCGGGCACGCGTCTGCGGGCCGCCGCGTTCGCTGGTTCTGGGCATGCGGGCGTCGTCCTTCCACGGTTATCTTGTGTCACTAAGTTTAGTCGCATAACCTAGTGACATGTCCTCTGAGCAGACCGCTCCCATTGTCCCCGAGCCGCCCGTCCGTCTCGGCCGCCACGCTCCGCGCTCCCTCCGCGATGCGTGGATGGCTCTCACCGGCCTCTCCGCCGTGTTCCTCTTCGAGATGCTCGACAACTCGATCCTCAACGTCGCGCTGCCCACCATCGGCCGCGATCTCAACGCCTCGACCGCCGGCCTCCAGTGGGTGACAGGCGCGTACGCGGTCGTGTTCGGCGGCTCCATGCTCGCCTTCGGCGCCATCGCCGACCGGTACGGCCGCCGTCGGGTCATGCTCATCGGCCTCGTCCTGCTCGGCCTCGCCAGTCTCGCGACCGCGTTCGTCTCGACGACGGAAGAGCTGATCGCCGTGCGCGTCGGCATGGGAATCGCCGCCGCGATGACGACACCCGGCTCGATGGCGCTCGCGTTCCGGCTGTTCGCGGCGGACGACCTGCGCGTCAAGGCGATGACCGTCATCTCGACGGTCGGGCTCGTCGGACTCGCGATCGGACCGACGGCCGGCGGCTTCGTGCTCGCCATCGCCCCCTGGCAGGTGCTCCTGCTGGTGAACGTCCCCATCGCGGCGCTGGCGATCGTGGGCGTACGGCTCGGCATCCCCGCCGACGACCCCGCTGGGCTGCATCGGGACCCCATCGACCTGGTGGGTGCGGCGCTGGGCACCGCCGCCATCGTGCTCGCGCTGATCGCCCCGACGCTGTTCGTGGATCAGGGAATCGAGGCCTGGATGCCCTGGCTGGTGACGGCCGCGGCCGTCGCCGCAGGGGTCTTCTTCGTCGTGCGGCAGCGGACCGCCCGCCATCCGCTCCTCGAGCTGCCGCTGATCGCGCATCCCCTCGTCTCCAGCGGTCTGGCGTTCAAGGCCGCTGCCGCGATCGCCACGGCGGGGCTGGGATACCTCGTCACGCTGCAGCTGCAGCTCGACTGGGGGTGGCCTCCCGCGCTCGCGGCGCTCGGGATGCTGCCGCAGGTCGTCGTCCTGCTCGCGGGAGGGGTGGTCATCACCCCGTTCGTACGCCGGGTGGGGATGGAGCGGGCGGCCTGGATGAGCGCGAGCGCCGTCGTCGCGGGCCTCGCCGTGTACGCCGTTCTCGGCCGCCTCGGATACGGCTGGATCGCCGTGGCCCTCGTGCTGGTCGCGGCGGGCATCCGGGTCGTCGGCGTGGTCGCAGGCACCAACGTCCTCCGCGGCCTCCCCGAGAGCCGGACCACCATCGGCGCGGCACTCACCGACACCGCGTCCGAAGTCGCCTCGGGTGTGGGGCTCGCCGTCGCGGGGACGGTGCTCGCGGGACTCTTCGCGGGAAGCATCGCGACGGCGGGATGGACGGCGCAGCAGACGGCGGAGTTCCGCGAGGCCGTCACGGTCGCGGGGCTGGCGCTCACGGTGGTGGCGGGTGCGCTCGTGCTCTGGGGCTTCTTGCGCGCACGGGGCGGCGCCGAAGCGCCCGAGGCGCCCACCGCATCCTGACCACCGCCGCGGTGCCGCGCTGCGCCCCGCGAATACGGGCCACTCGTATTGGGGCGCGCAACACGGCGGAGGGAGGTCTACCGTGGGCGGCATGTTCCGGTTCCCTCGTGAAGCGACGCGCCGGCGGCGGCCAGACCCCGCCGTCGGCTCGTTGCTCGCGGGCGCGATGGCGGGCGGCATCCGTGACATCTACGGCCACACCGTCACGTACGTCCCGGAGGACCTGGTCTACGTGGAGCGGCTGTTCACCGACCTGCGCACCGACGACGGCTTCGTCGGCGACGAGTTCACCCTGCAGAGCCTGGGCTGCCTGATCGGCGAGATCCTGGTGCGGACCGACGGCGGCCGATGGAGCAGCGCTGCGCCGCGGCGCGGAGTGCCGGAGGACGCCGGGCTTGCAGTGGTGCTCCCGAACGGGCGAACGGTGAACCCCATCCGCGCCGCCTACGACCGCGCCGACCACGGATCCGACTCGTCCGTCATCCGCTTCCGTCAGGTCGCCCTCGCCTCCTGACGTCCGGGCGATACTGCCTAGCCGACCCGCACCGGCCGCGCTCATACTGGCGCCGTGAATCCAGCGCACCGACTTCGCCCCGCCACCGGACGTGCCATCGCGGGCGCCTCGGCGCTCCTGCTGGCGCTCGCCGCTCTGGCCGGCTGCGCCCCGTCGAGCGCCTCCGACTACACCGGAACCTGGACCTCCGATCATCCGGCCGGCACCAGTCTCGACCTGAAGGACGGCGGCCAGCTCAGCGGCAACGACGGCTGCAACTCGCTGACCGGCACCTGGACCGAATCGAAGGGATCGATCACCTTCGGCGCGCTGGCCGCGACGAAGATGGCGTGCGCCGACGTGGATCCGTGGTTGTCGAAGGCTGCGAGCGCGCGCTCCGACGGCGACACCCTGAACGTCTACGACGAGGCCGGGACGCAGATCGGCGTGCTCGACCGCAAGTGATCCGCCGGGGTCATCCCTCGACGTGGATGCGCAGCCGCTCCAGCGCCGCATCCCACCGCGCCGATGCCTGCTGCAGCAACTCGCCGGCCGACGCGAGCGCGACCGGGTCGACCCGCCAGAGCCGTTCCCGTCCGCGGCGCTCGCTGTGCACCAGGCCTGCAGCGTCCAGCACCGCGAGGTGCTTCTCGACCGCCTGCCGTGTCACCGGGCGTTCGGCCGCGAGCCGCGCCGCCGTCCTCGGGCCCGTCTCGCCGAGGGTGAGCACCAGCCCCAGCCGGGTGGGGTCGCCGAGCGCGGCGAACACCGGCGCGGCGGCGTCGAGCGTCGCGATCACGGGCGTTCCAGATACGTACTGAGCAGCCGGGTCTGCGCCTCCCAGCCGCCGTCGTTGCTCTCGCGCGTCTGATCGCGGACGTCCTCGGGCAGTGCCCCGAATCCGTCCTCCGTGATGGTGACGCGGACGCCGTCGCCCTCGGTCGCCAGGCGGAACTCGACGGTCGTCAGCACGTCGGAGCCCGGCGCCGGCCGCCAGCGGAAGGCGAACCGCGTCTGCGGCTCGATGGCGATGACCTCGGCCGTGATCGGGGATCCGCGGTGCGGCTCCTGTGCGGCGGCGACCTCGGCGTCGACTGTCGGCGGGACGATCCGTCCGGTCGTCGTCCGGCCGACCTCGAACGGCCCGTCGAACTCCGCGCCGAACCACGCCCCGAACTCCCTGGAGTCGACGATGGCCGCCCACACGCGCTCCTGCGTCGCCCGCACCACGATGCTGCGCTCCACATCCACCATAATAAGCAACCTCCTGGTTGCCTTTCTACCACACCACCCCGCGCGCACACACCCCCACCGTCGAGTCCGCAAACTTTGCACGCTCGCCCGGCGCGGCGCGTGCAAAGTTTGCGGACTCGACGGTGGGGGGAGGGGGGTGGGCGGCGGAGCGAGGTGCCGAGTAGGGTGTGGCCGAGGGAGGAGACCGCGTGCGGGTGACGTCCTGGCTCCGACACCACGATCCGGGCTTCAGCGCGCTGCGTCGCGCGGCGCGCGCGGCCATCGCGGTGCCCCTGCTGTTCCTGCTCGGCAGCCGGGTCATCGGCAACCCCGAGGTCGCGCTGTTCGGCGCGTTCGGCGCGTTCGCCATGCTGCTCTTCGTCGACTTCGGCGGCCCGCTGCGCGAGCGGGTGCAGGCGCACGCAGCGCTCGCCGTCACGGGAGCGGTGCTCGTCTGCCTGGGAACGCTCGCCTCCTCGCCGATCTGGCTGTCCGCGCTCGCGATGGCCGTGGTCGCCCTCGTCGTGCTGTTCGCCGGTTCGGTGAGCTCCGTCATCGCGTCGGCCGGCACCTCCCTTCTCCTCTCCTTCGTGCTGCCCGTCACCCTGCCGGGGACGGTGGCCGACATCGGCCCGCGGCTGCTCGGCTGGGCCATCGCCGCGGCCGTCGGCCTCGTCGCGATCACCCTTCTCTGGCCGGCGCCCGCACGCGAGCCGCTGCGCCTCCCCGCCGTCGAGGCGTCCCGCGCGCTCGCCGCCCGCATCCGGGCCGAACTCCCCGCGATGGGGGATGCCGCCGAGATCTCCTCCCTGCGCGAGCGGACCGCTGCGGCGGGAGAGGCCGCGGTCAGCACACTGCAGAGCGTCTTCCTGGCCACCCCGTACCGCCCGACCGGGCTGAGCGCGCCGGCGCGGACCGTCGTCCGGCTGGTCGACGAGCTGAACTGGCTGAATGCGGTGATCGGCCAGATGGTCCGCCACCGTGCGGCGCCACGAGACGAGGTGGATGCTGTCGGCCCGCGCTCGGCGACGGCGGCGGCAGCGCGACTGGGGGCGGCCGCAGCCGACGTGCTCGAAGAGGGCGCCCTCGTCCTCGCCCAGCATGCCGCGGATCCCGCAGCACTGGAGTCGGCACTCGACCGTCTCGCGGTCGAGCGGGCGGCCGTGGAGCAGACGACGCTCGCCGTCTCGCCGGTGGGGCGGACCGCCGCCTCCGACGAGCAGGCCGAACGGTTCGTCGCCGCCCTCGACCCCGGGTTCCGCGCGCAGGAGCTCGCCTACGCCGTCGAGACCGTGGCGGGCAACATCGCCCTGACGGCACGGGCGGAGCGGCGCACCTGGTGGCAGCGGATGCTGGGTCGCCAGCCCGGTGATCTGAACGGTCCGCTGGCCGCCGCGACGGAGCGGGCGACCGGGTTCGTCGGCTGGAACTCGGTGTGGCTGCGCAACAGCATCCGCGGTGCGATCGGGCTCGGCCTGGCCGTGCTGCTCGCCAAAGCGACGGGCGTGCAGCACTCGTTCTGGGTGGTGCTCGGAACGATGTCCGTGCTGCGCTCCAGCGCCCTGAATACCGGGCAGACCGCGCTGCGCGGCGTGCTCGGCACGGTCGTCGGCGTCATCATCGGTGCGGCCGCCCTCTTCGTCATCGGTGACAACCCCGTCGCGCTCTGGCTGGTGCTCCCCGTGGCCATCCTCGTCGCGGGCGTCGCGCCCGCGGCGATCTCGTTCGCCGCAGGTCAGGCCGCGTTCACGGTCGTCCTCGTCCTGCTGTTCAACGTCATCGCGCCGACGGGATGGACGGTCGGTCTCATCCGGATCGAGGACATCGCCCTCGGCTGTGCCGTCAGCCTCGTCGTCGGCGCACTGTTCTGGCCGCGCGGCGCCTCCGCGTCGCTGCGCACGGCCGTCGGGGATGCGTACCTGGCCGGCATCGACTACCTCCGTGCCGCCGTCGAGTTCGGGCTGGCGCGCTGCGACCCGGCGACACCGCGCGGCGCCGAGCCGCGCCAACAGTCCCTGCGCGCCGCTGCGGCATCCCGTCGGCTGGACGATGCCTTCCGCACCTACCTGACGGAGCGCGGTGCCAAGCAGCGCCCGCTCGCGGAGGTGTCGGCGACCGTCACCGGCGTCGCCGGCATCCGGCTCGCCGCCGACGCGATCCTGGAATTGTGGCGCGGTCAGGCGTCCGACGTGGCGGCCGCTCCCAGCGCGGCCGCCGCACACACGACCCTCGACGGGCAGGTCGACCGCCTGGAGGAGTGGTACCGCGCCCTGGCCTCCGCCCTCACCGCCCGCGCTGATCTGCCGACGCCGGCGCCCCCGGATCCCGCCGCCGACCGCTCCCTCGCCTCCGCGGTGCTCGGCGAGCTCGACCATTCGACCGCCGGGGCCGCGACGGCCGTCCGCATCATCTGGACCGCCGACTACCTGGAGGTCGTCCGCCGGCTGGAGCGCGCGATCGTCGAGCCCGGCGCGCCGCCCGCGTAGTCGCTGCGCACCAGCGGTCGCGTCTAGCCGCGGACCTGTGCGGCGGTGGATGATCTGCCCGACACCACCGCGACGAGGGGATGCAGCATGCAGCAGAACGATCCGGCTCCGTCCATCCGAGAGGCCCACCGGGCAGCGAGCGCAGCGCTCCCGTTCTCCGACGACGCGGACTTCGCGGCGGCCGAGCGCGGGTTCCTCGGCACCTTGGACGACCCGGCCATCCGCGACGCGTCCGGCGCGGTCGTCTGGGACACCTCCACCTTCGGCTTCTTGGAGGGGGATGCGCCGCTCACGGTTCACCCGAGCCTCTGGCGCCAGGGGAAGCTCGTGCTGAAGAACGGGCTGTTCGAGGTGACGGAGGGCCTCTACCAGGTGCGCGGGCTGGACCTGTCGGTGATGTCGTTCATCGAGGGGGACTCCGGCGTCATCGTCGTCGATCCGCTTCTCACGAAGGAGACCGGAGCCGCCGCGCTCGGACTCTACCGGCGGCACCGCGGCGACCGCCCGATCGTCGCGGTGATCTTCACGCACAGCCACCTGGACCACTTCGGCGGCGTGCTCGGCATCGTCAGCGCGGAGGAGGTGGATGACGGCCGCGTCGAGATCGTCGCCCCGGCCGGGTTCATCGAGCACTCCATCTCGGAGAACGTCTACGCGGGAACGGCGATGGCGCGGAGGGCCGGCTACATGTACGGCGCCGCGCTCGACCGCGGCCCCTCCGGTCAGGTGGGGGCGGGCCTCGGCCTGACCCTGTCGACGGGTGAGACGACCCTGCTCGTGCCGACGATCGACGTCGCCGAGACCGGCGAGAAGCTCACCTTCGACGGGGTGGAGTTCGAGTTCCAGCTGGCCCCGAACACCGAGGCTCCGGCGGAGATGCACTTCTTCATCCCGCGCTACAACGCGCTGTGCATGGCCGAGAACGCGACCCACAACCTCCACAACCTGCTGACCCTCCGCGGTGCCCTCGTGCGCGACCCCCACGTGTGGTCGGAGTACCTCACCGAGGCGATCGAACGCTACGGCGACCGCGCCGACGTGCTCTTCACCTCCCACCACTGGCCCACCTGGGGGCGGGAGGAGCTGGTCGCCTTCCTGCGCGTCCAGCGCGATCTGTACGGGTACCTGCACGACCAGACGTTGCGGCTGCTGAACAGGGGGCTGACCGGCACGGAGATCGCGGAGGAGCTGACGCTGCCGCCGGCCCTGGAGCGGGAGTGGAGCACGCGAGGCTACTACGGGTCCGTTTCGCACAACGTCAAGGCGATCGCGCAGCGCTACCTCGGCTGGTTCGACGGCAATCCGGCGCGGCTCTGGCCGCATCCACCACAGGCGCTCGCCGAGCGGTACGTGGCGGCGCTCGGCGGCGTCGACCGCGTCGTCGAGCTGGCACAGGCGGCCTACGACGATGGCGACTTCCGCTGGGCGGCCACCCTGCTCGACCACGCCGTGTTCGCCGATCCGGACAGCACGGCGGCGAAGTCCCTCTATGCCGACGCCCTGGAGCAGCTCGCCTACGGCTCGGAGAACGCCACCTGGCGCAACTTCTTCCTCTCAGGAGCGACCGAACTGCGGGAGGGCAACTTCGGAACTCCGACCGCCGCGAACGCCCCGGCCGTGCTCGCCGAGCTGACGCCGGCGCAGATCTTCGACTCGATCGCCGTCACCGTCGACGGGCCGCGTGCGTGGGATCTGGACCTGTCGCTGGAGGTCGTCTTCAGTGACCTCGGCCGCACCTTCCACCTGACGCTGACGAACGGCGTGCTCATCCATGTCGAACGCCGGGCGCCGGGCGACGTGCCGCTGCGTCTGACGATCACCAAGCCGGACTTCCTGGCGCTGCTGGGCGGGAATCCGACGCCGTCGAGCTTGTCGCTGGAGGGGGATGCCGTGGTGCTGCAGCAGCTGACGGCCGTGTTGCAGCCCGGGGACCCCGACTTCCACATCGTCCTGCCATAGAACGGCGGTGCGCTGCGCCTCAGGTGCGGCGCGCCGACCGCCGTTCGGGCCTCGACGGCGTGGGCTCTGCCGATCCGCCGACGATCTCGCGGGGCAGGTTGCGCGAGAAGAACAGCGCGCCGCAGGACACCAGGGCGAGCGCCGCGAACGACAGTTCGAGCGACCGCAGCTGCGACGTCTCGTACAGCCCGGCCAGGGCTTTCGCGTCGTCGTCGCCGAGCCCGGCGTCCGACGCGATCTTCGGCACGTCCGCGACGGCGACCGGGGTGATGCCCTCCTGAGTGCGCTCCTGTACCGTGCTCTTGACGTCGTCGGGCAGCGTGCTCTCGGCCACTGCCCCTGCGAATACGCTCGAGAGCGACGCGATCATGACCGAGCCGATCAGCGCTGTGCCGAGCGACGAGCCCAGGTTCTGGAAGACGCCCTGGATGCCGCCGGCCTCGCTCAGCTGGGTGGGACCGACCGCCGACATCGTCACGTTGCCGAGCTGGGAGGCCAACAGGCCGAGCGCGGCCCCGGCGATGAACATCCCGGTGGCGAAGAGCCAGTTGTTGAGCTCCACATCCACCGAGCCGAGCAGGATGAGGCTGGCCACCACAAGCGTCAGTTGGCCGATGCGCGCGATCAGGCGCGGCGAGAACCGTTTCGAGAACATCGTGCCGAGGACCGAGAAGAGGACGAGGGAGATCGAGAGCGGGAACACGCGGATCCCGGTCTCGAGCGCATCCAGCCCCAGGGTCAGCTGCAGGTAGATCGGAACGATGAAGAAGAGCCCGGCCGTGACGGTGTACTGGATCGCGAGACTGCCGACGCCCGCGCGCAGCTGCGAGATCCGCAGCAGCGACACATCGAGCAGCGGGGGCCGGCCGCTGGCCACGAGCCGGCGCTGCCGTACGAAGAACAGCCACAGCAGGACGCAGCCCGCCGCCACAAGATACGGCACCGGCGACAGCCCGAGCAGCGTGTACGGCGCTCCCGCCCCGGCGAGGATCCAGCCCCAGCTCTTGGTCTGCAGCAGGGCGTAGACGATGAGCACCAGACCGGCGGCGGAGAGCAGGACGGAGAGGATGTCGATGCGGATGCGCGATCGCGTCCCGTGATCGCCGACGAGGAAGCTGAACAGCAGGACGACGGCCATGATGACGACCTCGCCGGCGAAGACGTACCGCCAGCTCGCGTAGGTGGTCAGGAAGCCGCCGATGAGCGGACCCGCGGCGACGGCCGCCCCCGACGACGCCCCGATCACGGCGAAGGCGGTGACCCGGGCGTGCCCCTGGTAGTTGTCGGCGATCAGCGCCGCGATCGCCGGGATGACCAGCACGGCGCCGAGCCCTTCGACGATCGACCAGCCGACGAACAGCACGACGATGTTCGGGCTGAGCGCTGTCGTCAGCGACCCGATGGCGTACACGATGGATCCGATGATGAGTGCACGCTTGCGGCCCCAGACATCACCGAGCTTCGCTCCGAGGAGCATGAACGCCGCCATCGTCAGCGTGTAGAAGGTGATCGCCGTCTGCATGGCGGCGATGGTCGTGTCGAGGTCCGCAACGACCGTCGAGATGGACACGTTCATGACCGTGCTGTCGAGCACCATGACGAACTGCGCCGCCCCCAGCACCGTCACCGCACCCCAGCGTCCCGCCATGGCTGCACCTCCCGCGCTCCCGGTGGCCGCATGCTAGCCCTGCGCGTGTGTCGGCGGACACCCACGGTTTCCGGCGACCGCATGGGCGTATCAGGCGCCGGAGGTCGAAAGACCCTTCCCGAGCCCCCGCTCGCCCCTGAGGATGTGGTCACGACGACGCAGGCGGGAGAGCGACATGGCTGACGGGACGAACGCGAGGACGATCGTGCGGGACGGGCCGTGGGGGTTCTTCTTCCTGCTCGCGTACATCGGCGCGGCGATCTATTTCATCTCGGTGTCCGACGGCTCGTTCTGGGGCGTCGTCCTAGGGCTGCTGCAGGCGATCGTCTGGCCGGCCTACGTGGTCTACCACCTCTTGGTGCTGCTCGGCGCCTGACCGTGTGGTCGAGTCCCAGGGACGCTGCCGACGGAACTCGAGGAGCTGTGCGCCCAGCCCGAAGGACACCATCCCGACCCAGACCAGGATGTTGAGCCACGGGATCTGCAGACCGACGATGAGGATCAGACCGCCGAGGAACGACGTGAGAACCGGGTGGTGCCTGCCTCGGAGCACGAGCCGCCCGAGATAGTGGGCGCTGAACAGGAACGTCGCAAGCGTGAGCACGGTCCAGACGAGGATCCCCGCCAGCGCGAGCGGTGCGCCCACGATGGTCACGAGCAGGAAGAGCAGCGCGAAGGGAACGACGATCGCCGCCACGAATCCCACGAGAAGGGCACGCCAGGGGGAGGGGAAGAGCTGGTCGGTCACCCTGTCCAGCCAGCGCGGGATGAGAAGTGCCGCTGCCACCGTGATGAGGCTGAGGGCGACGAGCGCATAGAGGAGGCCGAGCAGCCAGCCGATGACCACAGCCCACGGCGACATCTCGACCGCCGGCGACCGTTGGGGCTGAACGTGCTGCACCGTGCCGCCGACTGCTCCGCTGGCGATCTCGGCCGTCCTGTCGCTGGTGTAGGTCACATCCCCGCCGACGGTTCCGTCGATGGTCAGTTTCGTGACGCTCGCCTGCAGGTCTCTGCCGACGTCCCCCGCGATGACGATGGAGCCCGCACCCGCGACGATGTCCTTGCGGACGGATCCGCCGTCGGCGACGACGAGGCTGGAGGCGAAGATCGTGGCGCTGCGTGCGACATCGCCGGAGATGGTGACATCCTG is from Leifsonia sp. 466MF and encodes:
- a CDS encoding MFS transporter; protein product: MSSEQTAPIVPEPPVRLGRHAPRSLRDAWMALTGLSAVFLFEMLDNSILNVALPTIGRDLNASTAGLQWVTGAYAVVFGGSMLAFGAIADRYGRRRVMLIGLVLLGLASLATAFVSTTEELIAVRVGMGIAAAMTTPGSMALAFRLFAADDLRVKAMTVISTVGLVGLAIGPTAGGFVLAIAPWQVLLLVNVPIAALAIVGVRLGIPADDPAGLHRDPIDLVGAALGTAAIVLALIAPTLFVDQGIEAWMPWLVTAAAVAAGVFFVVRQRTARHPLLELPLIAHPLVSSGLAFKAAAAIATAGLGYLVTLQLQLDWGWPPALAALGMLPQVVVLLAGGVVITPFVRRVGMERAAWMSASAVVAGLAVYAVLGRLGYGWIAVALVLVAAGIRVVGVVAGTNVLRGLPESRTTIGAALTDTASEVASGVGLAVAGTVLAGLFAGSIATAGWTAQQTAEFREAVTVAGLALTVVAGALVLWGFLRARGGAEAPEAPTAS
- a CDS encoding META domain-containing protein translates to MNPAHRLRPATGRAIAGASALLLALAALAGCAPSSASDYTGTWTSDHPAGTSLDLKDGGQLSGNDGCNSLTGTWTESKGSITFGALAATKMACADVDPWLSKAASARSDGDTLNVYDEAGTQIGVLDRK
- a CDS encoding ArsR/SmtB family transcription factor, with the protein product MIATLDAAAPVFAALGDPTRLGLVLTLGETGPRTAARLAAERPVTRQAVEKHLAVLDAAGLVHSERRGRERLWRVDPVALASAGELLQQASARWDAALERLRIHVEG
- a CDS encoding SRPBCC domain-containing protein gives rise to the protein MVDVERSIVVRATQERVWAAIVDSREFGAWFGAEFDGPFEVGRTTTGRIVPPTVDAEVAAAQEPHRGSPITAEVIAIEPQTRFAFRWRPAPGSDVLTTVEFRLATEGDGVRVTITEDGFGALPEDVRDQTRESNDGGWEAQTRLLSTYLERP
- a CDS encoding FUSC family protein, coding for MTSWLRHHDPGFSALRRAARAAIAVPLLFLLGSRVIGNPEVALFGAFGAFAMLLFVDFGGPLRERVQAHAALAVTGAVLVCLGTLASSPIWLSALAMAVVALVVLFAGSVSSVIASAGTSLLLSFVLPVTLPGTVADIGPRLLGWAIAAAVGLVAITLLWPAPAREPLRLPAVEASRALAARIRAELPAMGDAAEISSLRERTAAAGEAAVSTLQSVFLATPYRPTGLSAPARTVVRLVDELNWLNAVIGQMVRHRAAPRDEVDAVGPRSATAAAARLGAAAADVLEEGALVLAQHAADPAALESALDRLAVERAAVEQTTLAVSPVGRTAASDEQAERFVAALDPGFRAQELAYAVETVAGNIALTARAERRTWWQRMLGRQPGDLNGPLAAATERATGFVGWNSVWLRNSIRGAIGLGLAVLLAKATGVQHSFWVVLGTMSVLRSSALNTGQTALRGVLGTVVGVIIGAAALFVIGDNPVALWLVLPVAILVAGVAPAAISFAAGQAAFTVVLVLLFNVIAPTGWTVGLIRIEDIALGCAVSLVVGALFWPRGASASLRTAVGDAYLAGIDYLRAAVEFGLARCDPATPRGAEPRQQSLRAAAASRRLDDAFRTYLTERGAKQRPLAEVSATVTGVAGIRLAADAILELWRGQASDVAAAPSAAAAHTTLDGQVDRLEEWYRALASALTARADLPTPAPPDPAADRSLASAVLGELDHSTAGAATAVRIIWTADYLEVVRRLERAIVEPGAPPA
- a CDS encoding alkyl/aryl-sulfatase, which codes for MQQNDPAPSIREAHRAASAALPFSDDADFAAAERGFLGTLDDPAIRDASGAVVWDTSTFGFLEGDAPLTVHPSLWRQGKLVLKNGLFEVTEGLYQVRGLDLSVMSFIEGDSGVIVVDPLLTKETGAAALGLYRRHRGDRPIVAVIFTHSHLDHFGGVLGIVSAEEVDDGRVEIVAPAGFIEHSISENVYAGTAMARRAGYMYGAALDRGPSGQVGAGLGLTLSTGETTLLVPTIDVAETGEKLTFDGVEFEFQLAPNTEAPAEMHFFIPRYNALCMAENATHNLHNLLTLRGALVRDPHVWSEYLTEAIERYGDRADVLFTSHHWPTWGREELVAFLRVQRDLYGYLHDQTLRLLNRGLTGTEIAEELTLPPALEREWSTRGYYGSVSHNVKAIAQRYLGWFDGNPARLWPHPPQALAERYVAALGGVDRVVELAQAAYDDGDFRWAATLLDHAVFADPDSTAAKSLYADALEQLAYGSENATWRNFFLSGATELREGNFGTPTAANAPAVLAELTPAQIFDSIAVTVDGPRAWDLDLSLEVVFSDLGRTFHLTLTNGVLIHVERRAPGDVPLRLTITKPDFLALLGGNPTPSSLSLEGDAVVLQQLTAVLQPGDPDFHIVLP
- a CDS encoding MFS transporter, producing the protein MAGRWGAVTVLGAAQFVMVLDSTVMNVSISTVVADLDTTIAAMQTAITFYTLTMAAFMLLGAKLGDVWGRKRALIIGSIVYAIGSLTTALSPNIVVLFVGWSIVEGLGAVLVIPAIAALIADNYQGHARVTAFAVIGASSGAAVAAGPLIGGFLTTYASWRYVFAGEVVIMAVVLLFSFLVGDHGTRSRIRIDILSVLLSAAGLVLIVYALLQTKSWGWILAGAGAPYTLLGLSPVPYLVAAGCVLLWLFFVRQRRLVASGRPPLLDVSLLRISQLRAGVGSLAIQYTVTAGLFFIVPIYLQLTLGLDALETGIRVFPLSISLVLFSVLGTMFSKRFSPRLIARIGQLTLVVASLILLGSVDVELNNWLFATGMFIAGAALGLLASQLGNVTMSAVGPTQLSEAGGIQGVFQNLGSSLGTALIGSVMIASLSSVFAGAVAESTLPDDVKSTVQERTQEGITPVAVADVPKIASDAGLGDDDAKALAGLYETSQLRSLELSFAALALVSCGALFFSRNLPREIVGGSAEPTPSRPERRSARRT
- a CDS encoding polymer-forming cytoskeletal protein — encoded protein: MNVRSHTGRLVTATVIAGFLMLGLGGAAAYPAATGADAGPHFYTGTAVDVSGPVDGDVYAAGQTVSISGDITGDVIAAAQTITISGTVDGSVRLAAQDVTISGDVARSATIFASSLVVADGGSVRKDIVAGAGSIVIAGDVGRDLQASVTKLTIDGTVGGDVTYTSDRTAEIASGAVGGTVQHVQPQRSPAVEMSPWAVVIGWLLGLLYALVALSLITVAAALLIPRWLDRVTDQLFPSPWRALLVGFVAAIVVPFALLFLLVTIVGAPLALAGILVWTVLTLATFLFSAHYLGRLVLRGRHHPVLTSFLGGLILIVGLQIPWLNILVWVGMVSFGLGAQLLEFRRQRPWDSTTRSGAEQHQEVVDHVGRPDDRLQQP